The Brassica napus cultivar Da-Ae chromosome C1, Da-Ae, whole genome shotgun sequence DNA segment GGGCAGAAGGAAATCTCTTTcgtatttaaattttctttttccgaACACACAACCCTATTTTCATCATCCATGGATGATAATTGTAATCTACATTTGGAAAGTAGGGAGAATTCAATTAACGTCACAAAATTGGAAAAATTCATGAATCATAAAAAGCAGCTCGCATCACATCTAAAATAGTACGTTAGGGTCTTATACCATCTCCAACGTGGTTTCTCTCCAATAGAgttcttaatatatgtattatgtatatatatattatatgtatgtaAATAATTGTGAGATTCACAATTAGTGTGAATCCCATAAATGAGAATTCTTAAAAAGTTAGAACCAcgattatttatacatatataatatatatatatatatatatatacatagcaCATATATTATGAACTCCATAGAAAAAACCTCATTGGAAATGGTTTTACTGTTGCggattttaattttaagatcATATCTTATACAAATAGCGAACTAATACTCcaaaaaatttaacattctcATAATCTTCTCATTAATGGATAACCAGGGAATGTATACATGTGTTTGTACTGCGACAAGTTTATTTCAAATTCAATAATGTTGTACTTGAATCATCTCATTTTTCTTATCAAGTACAAAAGAAAATCACTCTTGAGAAAGTATGATGCTTACGTCAGCAACCGCATCTGGGAGTACGTGGATATGGTTAGGACAAAAGCAAAACTAACCAATCAGATGTAATCTCAGAGGACACAGCTGTCTCTTTTGGGTCCACTTCTCTAAGATAACTTCAATTATTCACACTCAATACAAtgacaaataaataattatatagctattaaatatttgaaaacggAACATTTGTGTTCATACTTGGATCATTGTAGATGTTTTTGATATTTGCTAGGAGAAGATTGAAGAATATTTCTCagaaactttataaaaatatatacctaGTATTGAATTCAATAGCTTAAGGATGCAAATCCTCAATAAAATGGAATTTTATCTAGCACAAGAAGTTTAATTACGTTGGactgaataaaaaaattaattagtcCAAACGTATAAAATGATGAGAATATATAGACAACATGCAAAAGacgttttctcaaaaaaaaacatgcaaaaGACGACCAAAAATTATTGGTTAAGATATTCATTATACAAGTTTCTGTTCATAGACCATGCTCGAGCTCGATGACGATATTTGCTAGCTTCTCGCCATAAAGTTCTAATAACTGGAAAATCAACTATTACCCAGTTCGAAATAATTAgaacttattttatttctttttatcgaCTACTTTAACATTATTTTTGGACTTTTTCTACCGGTCTACTTTTAAGAATATAATACCCTCTATTTTGTTCTAAATTTCTaatatcttaattatataaattattatacatatacAGTAGTACTAGAGGACAAAAATCCACACACCATAAATTGCCTCGCAACCTGCTCTACGAAAAATTTCAATCTTTggctcacttcttcttcttcaccaaaaCAGTTCTTCTCTGTTCTTTCATTTCAATAAAGActttctatttatataaaagattttaaaGATCAAACCAAGAAACAATGATAAGCAAGGATCCAAGATCAAGCTTACCACCAGGGTTTCGATTTCATCCAACAGATGAAGAACTCATCCTCCATTACCTAAGGAAGAAGGTTTCCTCCTTACCAGTCCCTCTTTCGATCATCGCAGATGTCGATATCTATAAGTCTGATCCATGGGACTTACCAGGTAACTAAGCAAAATATATTTCCATTATAATAACTTGTGTATGCatatttcctcttttttttcttataatatgcATATTTCctctttttcacattttttattaGTGTTATAACATGTTGTTTGGTTTGTATCAGCTAAGGCTCCGTTTGGAGAGAAAGAATGGTATTTTTTCAGTCCGAGGGACAGGAAGTATCCCAATGGAGCAAGACCAAACAGAGCGGCCGCGTCTGGATATTGGAAAGCCACAGGAACAGATAAATTAATCGCGGTACCAAACCGTGAAGGGTTTAATGAAAACATTGGTATAAAAAAGGCTCTTGTGTTTTACACAGGAAAGCCTCCAAAAGGTGTTAAAACCAACTGGATCATGCATGAGTATCGACTTGCCGAATCCTTATCGCCCAAAAGAGTGGCCCATGCTAGGAACGGTAGCCAAGTCAATAATTTGGGAGATAGGACTTTAAAATCTACAGAATACTCAATGAGGGTAAGATTTCAGAAgtacttaatatttttattataattgatgtatttttatgtgaaccaaaaaattatgatatttttaattcagttaaaaggaaaaaataattcaactatATTGTTTAACTAAAGTATACATGatatagaataaatatttttttgttttttaataaagaaCCTATTCAACATATATGttgattgttttatgatttccCCCCAATacttatgattttaatattccTTATTCTCTTGCAGCTGGATGATTGGGTTCTTTGCCGTATTTACAAGAAATCACACGCTTCATTGTCATCACCAGAGGTTGCTTCAGCTACAAGCGAGGATCAGGAACATGAGGAAAATGACAACGAACCATTCGTAGTCAGCGAAACCCTTTTGCCAAATTTGGCAAACGATCAAACCCTTAAACGCCAGCAGtcttctttctccaacttacTAGACGCTACAGATTTGACGTTCTTGACAAATTTTCTAAACGAAACTCCGGAAAATCGTACTGAATCAgagttttctttcttgtttggAGATTTCTCAAACCCTGACATCTACGGAAACCGTTACTTGGATCACAAGTTACCGCAGTTGAGCTCTCCCACTTCAGAGACCAGAGTTAtaggaaacaaaagagaaagagtgGATTATGCTGAAGAAATGATGAACAATTCAAAGAAGATCAACAACTTTAGTtacaataatagtatagatcatTTGGATCATAGTCTGATTCAACAATCTAGTTTTCTGAATCAAGAACTCTTGATCAGTCCTCACCTTAAGTATCAAGGCTAGCGAGAATATTGTTTCAAAACCCAATTACGAGAATTAGGGCCCATTTgatatatgattgaaaagttaGGAGttgttataatataaattactaagTATTGCGAGGGGAAggggaaaatatataaaatagttgtaATGGATATATGATCATATCAAGATTATAAGTTTGGTTTCATCTCTCTTCTTCTAATGCGTTCAGAATTCTGattctctatatattattattacgaCATATTCCACATATGCATACATGTTAGACATATGGACACGCATGTTGAGCATGAAAATAGCCAATATTCTTAAAACCTTTTTTGAGAAATGTAGAATGAGTGACATGTATAGTATGTAAAATCATTTTCGCAAGCCGTATTAAAAGGGCTTGTCCTCGTCCCTGGTTGACAGTGTACACATATATTTGCGGTTTTGGGTAAGTCCACGTGGAGATGACATCTCAATTATTCTTTCTTTCATAGCCCTTGAAATATCATCACCATAATTACTTGCACACAACGAATTTGTGAATCATCAAGAACCAAATGGACAATTTGACAACACCCATCATCGTCATGGCCAAATCCAATGTCTCTGCCTGATCTTCAAGAGAGTCATTGGAAAACAAATTTTGACTCTATAACATTGTAGAGGCCGGTGTGATTTCATCAATAAGGGACTGTGAATGGTTTTTCCCTGGTATATTTGAGATCATACTATCTATAAACTTTCAAATAAGttttagcaaaaagaaaaaggtcAAATAGGCTCCATAAGTAATATACACATCGTCCATACAAAAACAAATCTCATGAAGCCAGATTATCACATTTAAATCACTGTAGGAGCATGACAGCATgaaaaccattagacaactaATAATTATCCCTTAtgctaaattattatttttgagaaTGTTACTATATCACATTAAATTGATTTGCtgcgataaaaaaaaatataaacgagtgatgatgataatgctactaccaaaattatatttagattttattattttacaaagTGTTTGGAAATTATTTTTTGACTTGTTTTGAGAGGCTGTCCCCATCTTTTTTTGGCAGAATGGATAGTGTCACAAAAATTTTACGACAGTTCAAGGCTCgattcttctaatttctaaacaattgatttatatatagaCAATTTCGCTGTTTAGTTATCAAATAGCGACTtggataaaaattcaaataaatagaACCATATATAGGCGGATTAAATATGTTATCTTGCATTTCGAGGTGACGCAAGTCGACCACACAAATTGTTCTTCTACCCTCCAATGATACTATATTTGCAAGCTATATAACACATTATGTGCACACAACACAAGTGTCCAAAACTTGAGATTTGAtcgatttatttattaatttttatgaagTCCAGCTGATAAAACTAAagccaaaaatataaactatatgaACCCTTTGTTGTAGTATGTATATATACGTCGACCTAACAATATATTCAATTCGTCTcggatattatatatatttccaactatttaatacatatatagtaTCTTGCTATCT contains these protein-coding regions:
- the LOC106445293 gene encoding NAC domain-containing protein 67-like, coding for MISKDPRSSLPPGFRFHPTDEELILHYLRKKVSSLPVPLSIIADVDIYKSDPWDLPAKAPFGEKEWYFFSPRDRKYPNGARPNRAAASGYWKATGTDKLIAVPNREGFNENIGIKKALVFYTGKPPKGVKTNWIMHEYRLAESLSPKRVAHARNGSQVNNLGDRTLKSTEYSMRLDDWVLCRIYKKSHASLSSPEVASATSEDQEHEENDNEPFVVSETLLPNLANDQTLKRQQSSFSNLLDATDLTFLTNFLNETPENRTESEFSFLFGDFSNPDIYGNRYLDHKLPQLSSPTSETRVIGNKRERVDYAEEMMNNSKKINNFSYNNSIDHLDHSLIQQSSFLNQELLISPHLKYQG